The following are from one region of the Thermoproteus uzoniensis 768-20 genome:
- a CDS encoding SufD family Fe-S cluster assembly protein, translating to MKLSELKPLARQLEAKLPYQEMADSPGVKHYVDWTKYEGYGAEPPPISGKAAPCEILVLNGRYAGAGPCRGVEVEAVDEAPLKLIQLDSKMNAAVASRVPEVVHIRFSGTPEAPIAVRISARGDRAFSAAYIVLDFADGFAGDVSVIAESEGDVLNSALIEGAVGDGASINIAFASISGGGPHYVLSRMLVRSNASVVARPLAALGSMNSLIEEYIVEGTKSSVDVVGLEVGKGRSRVHHYVSAVNDGEYGRGRVRLVAIAKDESWVVQRALGRITKRGRWSESIAEGVTYIASKTAVAITQPILYIDTGDVEGARHSAADASLDEEKAFYLRARGFSEADLGALIELSLVDQYASSLTEGLSRLLSPYVERLKA from the coding sequence GTGAAGCTCTCCGAGCTGAAACCGCTCGCGCGACAACTGGAGGCGAAGTTGCCCTACCAAGAAATGGCGGACTCTCCGGGCGTAAAGCACTACGTAGACTGGACTAAGTACGAGGGCTACGGCGCCGAGCCGCCGCCTATATCGGGCAAGGCCGCGCCTTGTGAGATCCTCGTGTTGAACGGGCGATACGCGGGGGCTGGGCCTTGTAGGGGCGTCGAGGTCGAGGCCGTCGACGAGGCCCCCTTGAAGCTTATCCAGCTGGATAGCAAGATGAACGCCGCCGTGGCCTCCAGAGTGCCCGAGGTGGTCCATATACGGTTTTCGGGAACCCCCGAGGCGCCCATAGCCGTCCGGATCTCGGCGCGTGGCGACCGGGCCTTTTCGGCGGCCTATATCGTGCTCGACTTCGCCGACGGCTTCGCGGGCGACGTCTCGGTGATAGCCGAGAGCGAGGGCGACGTCCTCAACTCCGCCCTGATAGAGGGGGCTGTGGGCGATGGGGCCTCGATCAACATAGCGTTCGCCTCGATCTCCGGCGGAGGGCCGCACTACGTGCTGTCGCGTATGTTGGTCAGAAGCAACGCGTCGGTGGTCGCGCGGCCGCTGGCGGCCTTGGGCTCCATGAACAGCCTAATTGAGGAATATATAGTCGAGGGGACTAAGTCCTCCGTCGACGTCGTGGGGCTTGAGGTGGGCAAGGGGAGGTCGCGGGTGCACCACTACGTCTCGGCGGTCAACGACGGCGAGTATGGGAGGGGGAGGGTGAGGCTTGTCGCCATAGCCAAGGACGAGTCGTGGGTTGTCCAGAGGGCCTTGGGCAGGATCACCAAGAGGGGGAGGTGGAGCGAGAGCATAGCCGAGGGCGTCACCTACATAGCGTCTAAGACTGCCGTGGCCATAACCCAGCCGATCCTCTACATAGACACGGGAGACGTCGAGGGCGCCAGACACTCGGCGGCCGACGCCTCTCTGGACGAGGAGAAAGCCTTCTATCTAAGGGCCAGGGGCTTCTCCGAGGCGGATCTAGGCGCCTTGATAGAGCTCAGCCTCGTGGACCAGTACGCCTCGTCGCTGACAGAGGGCCTCTCGCGCCTGCTCTCGCCGTACGTGGAGAGGCTTAAGGCCTGA
- a CDS encoding bis(5'-nucleosyl)-tetraphosphatase, with protein MEVSAGAVVFYDGGGEVEYLLLLYPGGHWDFPKGNIEPGEAPEQTALREIKEETGLDVELVPGFRREIEYFYYREGRRVRKKVIYFLARARSKDVKISWEHKGYVWLPFGQALARTTFENSRRVLADAHNFLRGKR; from the coding sequence GTGGAGGTCTCGGCCGGCGCTGTGGTGTTCTACGACGGCGGCGGGGAGGTGGAGTATCTCTTGTTGCTCTATCCGGGGGGCCATTGGGATTTTCCCAAAGGCAATATAGAGCCCGGCGAGGCGCCCGAGCAGACGGCCTTGAGGGAGATAAAGGAGGAGACGGGCCTCGACGTGGAGCTGGTGCCCGGGTTCCGGAGGGAGATAGAGTATTTCTACTACAGAGAGGGGAGGAGGGTGAGGAAGAAGGTTATATATTTCCTGGCGAGAGCCCGGAGCAAGGACGTCAAGATCTCGTGGGAGCACAAAGGATATGTATGGTTGCCGTTCGGCCAGGCGCTGGCCAGGACGACGTTCGAAAACTCGCGGAGGGTGCTGGCGGATGCGCATAATTTTTTAAGGGGGAAGAGGTAG
- a CDS encoding hemerythrin, with the protein MDLITLLKIEHAVFKVRFSLMYRLPDDAFWDEFSALHRFVVDVHARAEDLYVFPLFPEKEIHPYAADHKLIQSLGDYILREKDRRRFERYVSVVTYHNDHEELEVFPKVGRHIPVALDVIEKYGAENYVKLVGLDPRRF; encoded by the coding sequence GTGGATCTGATAACGCTCCTCAAGATAGAGCACGCGGTCTTCAAGGTCCGTTTCTCTCTCATGTATAGGCTTCCCGACGACGCCTTCTGGGACGAGTTCTCGGCCCTACACCGCTTCGTGGTGGACGTTCACGCGAGGGCCGAGGATCTCTACGTATTTCCGTTGTTTCCCGAGAAGGAGATACATCCCTACGCGGCCGATCATAAATTGATACAATCTCTCGGGGACTATATACTGAGGGAGAAGGATAGGCGGCGTTTCGAGAGGTACGTCTCTGTGGTCACGTACCACAACGACCACGAAGAGCTCGAGGTGTTTCCGAAGGTCGGTAGGCATATCCCCGTGGCCCTAGACGTGATAGAGAAATACGGCGCAGAGAACTACGTGAAGCTCGTCGGGCTGGACCCCCGCCGGTTCTAG
- a CDS encoding glycoside hydrolase family 57 protein, with product MDVVLFFEVHQPYRLRPDLYKVFPRIPSFREMFYPELDSAIFSRVAERVYRKATEIVLEAAKEVGFRATFSISGLALEQMREKAPDVLELFRELASRGFEFVAQTYYHSLAWFVDVEEFEEQVKMQAKAVEELIGYRPAAAENTEFMYNNDIACRLGQMGFRTVITEGADWVLSWRSPNYVYRAWGCDVRVLTRNYRLSDDVGFRFGARWWDQWPLTADKYASWLEAVQGDLVLIAVDYETFGEHHWPESGIHEFLRWLPREIARRPRLRFATVSEAAARHAPRDVFDVPPWATISWADERDLSAWLGNELQRNAFATLKWLYPYAKAIGGDVLRLWRLLSTSDHFYYQATKLGPAGEVHSYFSPYGSAYKAHDIYMNALAALTALIRESWRAEHAERLRLNDERCFYAGGVRLCSLKELRSADRNFKERYRDDLRRWLLDVFMLNEREADAALS from the coding sequence ATGGACGTGGTGTTGTTTTTCGAGGTGCACCAGCCCTACAGGCTGAGGCCCGACCTATACAAGGTCTTTCCCCGAATCCCGTCGTTCCGGGAAATGTTCTACCCCGAGCTGGACTCGGCCATATTCTCGCGGGTGGCCGAGCGCGTCTACAGAAAGGCCACCGAAATAGTCTTGGAGGCCGCCAAGGAGGTCGGTTTTAGGGCAACCTTCAGCATAAGCGGCCTGGCGCTGGAGCAGATGCGCGAGAAGGCGCCGGACGTCCTGGAGCTCTTCCGCGAGCTGGCGTCGAGAGGCTTCGAGTTCGTCGCCCAGACCTATTACCACAGCTTGGCTTGGTTCGTCGACGTCGAGGAGTTCGAGGAGCAGGTCAAGATGCAGGCAAAGGCCGTAGAGGAGTTGATAGGCTATAGGCCGGCCGCCGCCGAGAACACCGAGTTCATGTACAACAACGACATAGCTTGCCGCCTGGGCCAGATGGGGTTTAGGACTGTAATCACCGAGGGCGCCGACTGGGTCTTGAGCTGGAGATCGCCCAACTACGTCTATAGGGCCTGGGGGTGCGACGTCCGCGTCCTCACGAGGAACTACAGGCTGAGCGACGACGTGGGCTTCAGATTCGGCGCGCGGTGGTGGGATCAATGGCCCTTGACGGCGGACAAGTACGCCTCGTGGCTCGAGGCAGTCCAGGGAGATCTCGTGCTCATAGCGGTCGACTACGAGACTTTCGGCGAACACCACTGGCCTGAGTCGGGCATCCACGAGTTCCTGCGGTGGCTCCCGCGGGAGATCGCGCGGAGGCCGAGGTTGAGGTTCGCCACCGTGTCGGAGGCCGCCGCGAGGCACGCGCCTAGGGACGTCTTCGACGTCCCTCCCTGGGCCACAATAAGCTGGGCCGACGAGAGGGACCTCTCGGCGTGGCTGGGCAACGAACTGCAACGCAACGCCTTCGCTACGCTCAAGTGGCTGTACCCCTACGCCAAGGCCATAGGCGGGGACGTCTTGCGGCTGTGGAGGCTCCTCTCGACAAGCGACCACTTCTATTATCAAGCGACCAAGCTGGGGCCGGCCGGCGAGGTCCATTCCTATTTCAGCCCCTACGGCTCCGCCTATAAGGCGCACGACATATACATGAACGCCTTAGCGGCTTTGACCGCGCTTATCAGAGAGTCCTGGCGCGCTGAACACGCCGAACGGTTAAGGCTCAACGACGAGAGGTGCTTCTACGCGGGCGGCGTTAGGCTCTGCTCGCTTAAGGAGCTCAGGTCGGCCGACCGCAACTTCAAGGAGAGGTATAGGGACGACCTCCGCAGATGGCTACTCGACGTGTTTATGCTGAACGAGCGCGAGGCCGACGCCGCGCTTTCATAA
- a CDS encoding type II toxin-antitoxin system VapC family toxin, translated as MVKVLVDTDVVIDCVKGRLELGEGVYYISEITLYELLRGFTDIERAKRLLEDIFLVVWNDNSILLRAAEIYRELRRRGVTISDADILIGATAIAKNMPLWTRNVKHFTPLAEFGLKLYREGPRPP; from the coding sequence ATGGTCAAGGTACTAGTAGATACCGACGTCGTAATAGACTGCGTAAAGGGCCGGCTTGAGCTCGGTGAGGGTGTATACTACATCTCGGAGATCACCCTATACGAGCTCCTCAGAGGATTTACAGATATTGAAAGAGCGAAGAGGTTGCTGGAGGACATATTCTTGGTGGTCTGGAACGACAACTCTATATTGCTGAGAGCCGCGGAGATCTATAGAGAGCTGAGGCGACGCGGCGTCACCATAAGCGACGCCGACATTCTGATAGGGGCGACGGCCATAGCGAAAAACATGCCGCTCTGGACTAGAAACGTGAAGCACTTCACCCCTCTAGCGGAGTTCGGCCTCAAGCTCTACAGAGAAGGCCCCAGACCGCCGTAA
- a CDS encoding glycogen/starch/alpha-glucan phosphorylase gives MIVSVAPELALDGSKNYAGGLGVLEGDKFYAAARLGVPYTVITLLYDKGYVRYREENGQLVPEGEPQTDFLKSLKPAGTCWIEVGGEDVEIGLYLYQLNTATAAFVKPLRPDWAVKAAERLYVESTDLERFRKYVILAKAAVRYVDKHIGWDKVKYFDLQEAYTALVPLVRPGASYRLVIHTPAPWGHPTFPNRFFKQEFGYEFAMNPVVLTEIGLAMSKEGIVVSKKMLDFALSTFPHHAAKIRAVTNAVEIPRWRHPALSDVKSPDELKAARAKAKAEALKALGIKTDKPVVVWARRLTRYKRPHFIAQLVEDLDTDVFFILGGRAHPNDDFGVRMMAEFKRLASSRPNVVYIPDLHVEKARYIVWASDVFTFTPFSGWEASGTSFMKAGINGIPPVASRDGAVEEVVRDRFNGWLFGEDRRRLLPLDSPELEKEYDEFKRKVEEALDALSNGSYWQIAYNAYKTFSEYYSMDRLFRDYGYIG, from the coding sequence GTGATAGTCTCGGTGGCGCCCGAGCTGGCGCTGGACGGGAGCAAGAACTACGCAGGGGGGCTCGGCGTGTTGGAGGGAGACAAGTTCTACGCCGCGGCGAGGCTCGGAGTGCCCTACACCGTCATCACTCTGCTCTACGACAAGGGCTACGTCCGCTATAGGGAGGAGAACGGCCAGCTGGTGCCCGAGGGAGAGCCCCAGACCGATTTCTTGAAGTCGCTCAAGCCGGCCGGCACGTGTTGGATCGAGGTCGGCGGGGAGGACGTCGAGATCGGGCTGTACCTCTACCAGCTCAACACGGCCACCGCCGCCTTCGTCAAGCCCCTCAGGCCCGACTGGGCCGTCAAGGCGGCCGAGAGGCTCTACGTGGAGTCCACAGACCTCGAGAGGTTTAGGAAGTACGTAATCTTGGCGAAGGCCGCGGTGCGCTACGTCGACAAGCACATAGGCTGGGACAAGGTCAAGTACTTCGACTTGCAGGAGGCCTACACGGCGTTGGTCCCGCTCGTGAGGCCCGGCGCGAGCTATAGGCTGGTCATACACACGCCGGCGCCTTGGGGCCACCCCACGTTCCCCAACCGGTTCTTCAAGCAGGAGTTCGGCTACGAGTTCGCCATGAACCCCGTCGTGTTGACCGAGATAGGCTTGGCCATGAGCAAGGAAGGCATAGTGGTCTCCAAGAAGATGCTGGACTTCGCGCTGTCCACGTTCCCCCACCACGCCGCGAAGATAAGGGCGGTCACCAACGCCGTGGAGATACCGCGGTGGAGGCACCCGGCCCTCTCCGACGTGAAGAGCCCCGACGAGCTGAAGGCGGCTAGGGCCAAGGCCAAGGCCGAGGCCCTCAAGGCGTTGGGCATCAAGACGGACAAGCCGGTCGTCGTGTGGGCCAGGAGGCTAACGCGCTACAAGAGGCCCCACTTCATAGCGCAACTGGTCGAGGACCTCGACACCGACGTCTTCTTCATACTCGGCGGCAGGGCCCACCCGAACGACGACTTCGGCGTGAGGATGATGGCGGAGTTCAAACGGCTCGCCTCGTCTAGGCCTAACGTAGTGTACATACCCGACTTGCACGTGGAGAAGGCCAGATATATCGTGTGGGCCTCCGACGTGTTCACCTTCACGCCGTTCTCCGGCTGGGAGGCGTCGGGCACTTCCTTCATGAAGGCTGGGATCAACGGAATACCGCCGGTCGCCTCGAGAGACGGCGCCGTAGAGGAAGTGGTGAGGGACAGGTTCAACGGCTGGCTTTTTGGCGAGGATAGGAGGAGGCTTCTGCCGCTCGATTCGCCCGAGCTGGAGAAGGAATACGACGAGTTCAAGCGCAAGGTTGAGGAGGCTCTCGACGCCTTAAGCAACGGAAGCTACTGGCAGATAGCGTACAACGCCTACAAGACCTTCAGCGAGTACTACTCGATGGATAGGCTATTCCGCGACTACGGCTATATCGGCTAG
- a CDS encoding aldehyde ferredoxin oxidoreductase family protein, translating into MAGWQGRMLRVDLTRKKYVVQELDASVARDFIGGRGLAIKILWDELPPGVDPLSPHNKLIFAAGPLTGLTNVNMGKLVVAAKSPITGGYGDGNIGAWAGVYMRRAGYDAIVVEGKAERPTYLYIDEKGVQFLDASDLWGLNTWATEDKLQKIHGRDAGVISIGPAGENLVKYAVVVAQKGRAGGRPGMGAVMGSKNLKALVVKGRGEIPVADKAIGKMGLEAVEQGRKMPGYNFWMRQGTTSTVEWAQEASVLPTYNFSEGQFDEFEKIGGAMVEKMEVDLKSCPLCFMPCGHWVPAEGGVAEVDYENIALLGSNLGIGDLSKVAELNRIADLMGMDTISLGNTLGFAMEASERGLTKEHGFKIEWGDYKAARDLALDIAYRRGFGDLLAEGTMRASRRLKAEELAVQVKGLEVSAYDCHAAPAMALAYATSPIGPHHKDAWVISWEVKTDRFGYTKEKAAKVIELQRIRGGWFEAFVSCRLPWVEISLPLDWYPKLFKAATGLDATPEYFNEVGDRIYALIRAFWIREYGYWSRELDVPPPKWFKKPLTKGPLKGAHLDYGKYHEMLSHYYDLRGWDENGVPRRSTLRRLGLDYVAPVLEKYVELKD; encoded by the coding sequence ATGGCCGGTTGGCAAGGCAGAATGCTCAGGGTCGATCTGACGAGGAAGAAGTACGTCGTCCAGGAGCTGGACGCCTCTGTTGCCAGGGACTTCATAGGCGGCAGAGGCCTCGCCATAAAGATACTGTGGGACGAGCTCCCACCCGGCGTGGATCCGCTGTCGCCGCACAACAAGCTCATATTCGCCGCAGGCCCGTTGACCGGCCTCACCAACGTCAACATGGGGAAGCTGGTGGTGGCGGCCAAGTCGCCCATAACGGGCGGCTACGGCGACGGCAACATAGGCGCGTGGGCCGGCGTCTACATGAGGCGCGCGGGCTACGACGCTATTGTCGTCGAGGGCAAGGCCGAGAGACCTACATACCTCTATATAGATGAGAAGGGCGTCCAATTCCTCGACGCGTCAGATCTCTGGGGCCTCAACACCTGGGCGACTGAGGACAAGCTACAGAAAATACACGGGAGAGACGCCGGGGTCATCTCCATAGGCCCCGCCGGCGAGAACTTGGTCAAATACGCCGTGGTGGTGGCCCAGAAAGGGAGGGCCGGAGGGAGGCCGGGCATGGGCGCCGTCATGGGCTCCAAGAACCTAAAGGCGTTGGTGGTAAAGGGCAGAGGCGAGATACCGGTGGCGGACAAGGCGATAGGCAAGATGGGGCTGGAGGCCGTGGAGCAGGGGAGGAAGATGCCCGGCTACAACTTCTGGATGAGGCAAGGCACCACGTCCACAGTGGAGTGGGCCCAGGAGGCCAGCGTCCTGCCGACCTACAACTTCTCCGAGGGACAGTTCGACGAGTTCGAGAAGATCGGCGGAGCCATGGTCGAGAAGATGGAGGTCGACCTCAAGTCGTGCCCGCTCTGCTTCATGCCCTGCGGCCACTGGGTCCCCGCCGAGGGCGGCGTCGCCGAGGTCGACTACGAGAACATAGCCCTCCTGGGATCTAACCTGGGCATAGGCGATCTGTCCAAGGTGGCGGAGCTGAACCGCATCGCCGACCTCATGGGAATGGACACCATATCGCTCGGCAACACCCTAGGCTTCGCCATGGAGGCAAGCGAGAGGGGGCTCACCAAGGAGCACGGCTTCAAGATCGAGTGGGGCGACTACAAGGCCGCGCGGGACCTCGCGCTGGATATAGCCTACAGGAGAGGTTTCGGGGACTTGCTGGCGGAAGGCACCATGAGGGCCTCCCGGAGGCTCAAGGCCGAGGAGCTCGCGGTGCAGGTCAAGGGCCTCGAGGTGTCCGCCTACGACTGCCACGCCGCCCCCGCCATGGCGCTCGCCTACGCCACGTCGCCTATAGGCCCCCACCACAAGGACGCCTGGGTCATATCTTGGGAGGTCAAGACCGACCGCTTCGGCTATACGAAAGAGAAGGCGGCTAAAGTCATAGAGCTACAGAGGATTAGAGGCGGCTGGTTCGAGGCGTTCGTCAGCTGCCGCCTGCCCTGGGTCGAGATATCGTTGCCGCTGGATTGGTACCCCAAGCTCTTCAAGGCCGCCACCGGCCTCGACGCAACTCCCGAGTACTTCAACGAGGTAGGCGACCGCATATACGCGCTCATAAGGGCCTTCTGGATAAGGGAATACGGCTACTGGTCTAGGGAGCTCGACGTGCCGCCGCCCAAGTGGTTCAAGAAGCCGCTGACTAAGGGCCCGCTCAAGGGCGCCCATCTGGACTACGGCAAATACCACGAGATGTTGAGCCACTACTACGACTTGAGGGGCTGGGACGAGAACGGGGTCCCGAGGAGGAGCACTCTGAGGCGCCTAGGCCTCGACTACGTGGCGCCCGTCCTCGAGAAATACGTCGAGCTGAAGGACTAG
- a CDS encoding MBL fold metallo-hydrolase, which translates to MRVFFDNGVVVEGRGFRVLVDPFKPFDESKYDAVLITHGHSDHVTRHVRRAFAVLTRETLQVLRVRYGVRPRKYVLARPGDRLDLGKFFLHVLNAGHVPGSVMYLIESRDGTVGLTGDFNPAGSNVVRGADAIEADVLVMEATYGSRHYVFPPRERLYEEIAALADRGEAPVAIRAGPLGKGQEMARLLPGNKLYLEPKVAALNRALGFPGGRELARGIKPNPGEVVVLGLTSRPPPGSLLVELSGHYAVAKPEGAVGIPLSNHADFPALLETALRSRAKRIYTVYGHVDELARWLNRLGLKASRIPPRGQTELTQWL; encoded by the coding sequence GTGCGGGTGTTTTTCGACAACGGCGTGGTGGTGGAGGGGAGGGGCTTCAGAGTCTTGGTAGACCCCTTCAAGCCCTTCGACGAGTCCAAGTACGACGCGGTCCTCATAACGCACGGCCACAGCGACCACGTAACTCGGCACGTCAGGAGGGCGTTCGCCGTGTTGACCAGGGAGACTCTCCAGGTGTTGCGGGTGAGGTACGGCGTGAGGCCCAGGAAGTACGTCCTCGCCAGGCCGGGCGACAGGCTGGATCTGGGCAAGTTCTTCCTGCACGTCCTCAACGCAGGCCACGTGCCGGGGAGCGTCATGTACCTGATAGAGTCGCGGGACGGGACTGTGGGGCTGACCGGCGACTTCAACCCGGCAGGCAGCAACGTGGTCAGGGGGGCCGACGCAATCGAGGCCGACGTGTTGGTCATGGAGGCCACTTACGGCTCGCGGCACTACGTCTTCCCGCCGCGCGAGAGGCTCTACGAGGAGATAGCCGCGCTGGCCGACAGAGGCGAGGCCCCTGTCGCCATAAGGGCCGGCCCGCTGGGGAAGGGGCAGGAGATGGCGAGGCTTCTGCCGGGCAACAAGCTCTACCTGGAGCCGAAGGTCGCCGCCCTCAACAGAGCCCTCGGCTTCCCAGGCGGCAGGGAGCTGGCGCGCGGGATAAAGCCTAATCCCGGCGAGGTGGTCGTCCTAGGCCTCACGTCCCGCCCCCCGCCGGGCTCTCTCTTGGTCGAGCTGAGCGGCCACTACGCGGTGGCCAAGCCGGAAGGCGCCGTGGGCATACCGCTCAGCAACCACGCCGACTTCCCTGCCCTCCTCGAGACCGCCTTGAGGAGCCGCGCCAAGAGGATATATACAGTCTACGGCCACGTGGACGAGCTCGCCAGATGGCTGAACAGGCTGGGCCTCAAGGCTTCCAGAATACCGCCTAGAGGCCAGACTGAGCTGACCCAGTGGCTTTAG
- a CDS encoding cysteine hydrolase family protein has product MLPATVAVPRIPIVDKVSLPADKSAVLVVDMQNDFAHPNGKLYGPSAREIIPRIAKLLERARAKKVRIVYTQDTHYPDDPVEFPIWGPHVVKGSWGWQIVEELKPREGDLVVEKMRYDPFFGTPLDHILRMYGVRHLVVVGTVANICVLHAVAGARLRLYDVAVPIDAIAALNEFDYAAALRQMDFLYKATLTTVDGVSFE; this is encoded by the coding sequence ATGTTGCCTGCGACAGTCGCCGTGCCCAGGATACCCATCGTGGACAAGGTCTCGCTCCCCGCCGACAAGAGCGCCGTACTGGTCGTCGATATGCAGAACGACTTCGCCCACCCCAACGGAAAGCTCTACGGGCCCTCGGCCAGGGAGATAATCCCCCGTATAGCCAAGCTCCTGGAGAGAGCCCGGGCCAAGAAGGTCCGCATCGTCTATACCCAAGACACCCATTACCCGGACGACCCCGTGGAGTTCCCCATATGGGGCCCCCACGTGGTCAAGGGCTCGTGGGGCTGGCAGATAGTCGAAGAGCTCAAGCCGAGGGAGGGCGACTTGGTCGTGGAGAAGATGAGGTACGACCCGTTCTTCGGGACTCCTCTGGACCACATACTCCGCATGTACGGCGTGCGGCACCTCGTGGTTGTGGGCACTGTGGCCAACATCTGCGTCCTACACGCTGTGGCGGGCGCCAGGCTGAGGCTCTACGACGTGGCGGTCCCGATAGACGCAATAGCCGCACTCAACGAGTTCGACTACGCGGCGGCGTTGAGGCAGATGGACTTCCTCTACAAGGCGACCCTCACCACCGTCGACGGCGTGTCCTTCGAATAG
- a CDS encoding haloacid dehalogenase type II: MGAVGRQVPAVGVLAFDIYGTLYDLASLAEAARGLVPDPVGFVELWRAKQLEYALLLSVMGRYESFRSVTERALRYTIRRLGLGLKEREMETLMEAWLRLKPYPDAARSLPRLARRHKLVALTNGDRDMVDALLRDTGLRAHFAEILSAEEVGVYKPSPKIYGLASRLGDAALVSSNPWDVAGALNAGLKAIYLNRRGLPTEELGPEPTLVVKDLDELADALEA; encoded by the coding sequence ATGGGCGCAGTCGGGAGGCAGGTCCCCGCGGTCGGGGTGCTGGCCTTCGACATATATGGCACCCTCTATGATCTGGCCTCGCTGGCCGAGGCGGCTAGGGGGCTGGTCCCAGACCCCGTGGGCTTCGTGGAGCTCTGGCGCGCCAAACAGCTGGAGTACGCCCTTCTGCTGTCCGTGATGGGGAGGTACGAGAGCTTCCGCTCGGTCACGGAAAGGGCCTTGAGGTACACGATCAGGCGGCTGGGCCTGGGCTTGAAGGAGCGGGAGATGGAGACGCTAATGGAGGCGTGGTTGCGGCTCAAGCCCTACCCGGACGCGGCGCGGTCCTTGCCGAGACTCGCCAGGCGGCACAAGCTGGTGGCCTTGACGAACGGAGATAGGGATATGGTCGACGCGCTGTTGAGGGACACGGGCCTGAGGGCCCACTTCGCCGAGATACTCTCGGCGGAGGAGGTCGGCGTCTATAAGCCGAGCCCCAAGATCTACGGGCTGGCCTCCCGGCTGGGAGACGCCGCGTTGGTGTCGTCGAATCCCTGGGACGTCGCCGGGGCCCTCAACGCCGGCCTCAAGGCCATATACCTGAACAGGCGCGGGTTGCCGACCGAGGAGCTGGGGCCGGAGCCCACGCTCGTCGTCAAGGACCTCGACGAGCTGGCCGATGCCCTGGAGGCGTAG
- a CDS encoding FprA family A-type flavoprotein: METPAPRAVADGVFWVGVNDRVKRLFEALWPLPDGVSYNAYVVDGGDVALIDAAPEEFAYEYLGRVGEVVGDLSRVKYLVLNHLEPDHHGATPYILQRLKHVKVVASTTASRLIHSLYKVPADRIIAVKDGDTLDLGRRRLRFIHAPWLHWPETMFTYLEDSGVLFTCDAFGAYGALERGIFDDEVDLNRYISEARRYYVNIVAKYGRNVIDALEKIKPLDVRIIAPSHGPIYRRHVSEMLRLYRKWAAPEPDRRRAVVLFGSMYGRTRQLAEHIAEELRKAGFTTSIYDASDAHPSYILADLVEAYALVVVYPTYDGGVFPYIHNVLHLLQSKSLGRGRVAAVVNTYVWAPTSRQAVEALQKAGFKIVEPVVETKALPDEKALAEIGRLVKALSEI; the protein is encoded by the coding sequence ATGGAGACGCCGGCTCCTAGAGCTGTAGCGGACGGCGTTTTTTGGGTGGGGGTGAACGATAGGGTCAAGAGGCTGTTCGAGGCCTTGTGGCCTCTGCCTGACGGCGTGTCCTACAACGCCTACGTCGTCGACGGCGGCGACGTGGCCCTCATCGACGCTGCTCCCGAGGAGTTCGCCTACGAATATCTGGGGAGAGTCGGCGAAGTTGTCGGCGATCTCTCGCGGGTCAAATATCTGGTGTTGAACCACCTCGAGCCCGACCACCACGGGGCCACCCCATACATCCTCCAGAGGCTTAAACACGTCAAGGTGGTTGCGTCGACCACCGCGAGCCGCCTCATACACTCGCTCTATAAAGTGCCCGCAGATAGGATCATAGCGGTTAAGGACGGAGATACGCTGGATCTAGGCAGACGGAGGCTTAGATTCATCCACGCGCCGTGGCTCCACTGGCCGGAGACCATGTTCACGTACCTCGAGGACTCCGGCGTGCTCTTCACTTGCGACGCCTTCGGCGCATATGGGGCGCTGGAGCGGGGCATATTCGACGACGAGGTGGACCTAAATCGCTACATATCGGAGGCGAGGAGGTACTACGTGAATATAGTGGCCAAATACGGCAGGAACGTGATAGACGCGTTGGAGAAGATAAAGCCGCTCGACGTGAGGATAATAGCGCCGTCGCACGGCCCGATATACCGCAGACACGTATCGGAGATGTTGAGGCTGTACAGGAAGTGGGCCGCGCCCGAGCCCGACAGAAGGAGGGCTGTGGTCCTCTTCGGCTCTATGTACGGAAGGACGAGGCAGCTGGCGGAACACATAGCGGAGGAGCTGCGCAAGGCCGGCTTCACGACCTCCATCTACGACGCCTCCGACGCCCACCCATCCTATATATTGGCCGACCTCGTCGAGGCGTATGCGTTAGTCGTAGTCTACCCAACCTACGACGGAGGCGTATTCCCCTACATACACAACGTGCTCCACCTATTGCAGTCCAAAAGCCTCGGCAGGGGCCGCGTCGCGGCCGTAGTGAACACATACGTCTGGGCCCCCACGTCGAGGCAAGCAGTCGAGGCGCTCCAGAAGGCGGGCTTCAAGATAGTGGAGCCCGTAGTCGAGACAAAGGCCCTACCCGACGAGAAGGCCCTAGCCGAAATAGGGCGTCTAGTGAAGGCGCTCTCCGAGATCTAG